DNA from Sulfodiicoccus acidiphilus:
GATCCAAATCCCCTCTGGGAAGCTTAACGCCCATGACTTCCACGAAACGGGAGAAGGGTAACGGGTACATTATGAGAGTCCTCCCCTTTCCCCTCCTTCCTGGAAAGCTCTCCACCTCACCTTTTGCCCTCATCGACAATGAACCGGAGAGCACCAGGACGTCGTTCCTGAACTCTCCCCTATCTATTCTATACTTGATGGTCCTAAACCACTCTCTGGGGAAAGTGACCTCATCCAATATCACATATGCAGACTTGATCCTGTTCCTCTCCCTGAGTTTCATGTATTCTCCCAGCACCTGATCTAATTCCTTATAGTCGGATAGCATATCACAGGAGAAGTAGAAGATCGACTTAGGATCCTCCTTCTCCAACAATCTCTTCACTAAGAGAACGAGAGTTGTACTTTTCCCCACCTGCCTGGGACCGAAGATCAGGTTCAGCGAGGAGGGTTCCAAAGAGATCTTATCCAGGACGTCTGGGACCCACTTCACCTCTGCTTCATACCATCTTCTATAGATCTCGTTCTCCAAGATCAGTTCTTTGGATATCCACCATGGGTTCTGCTCCTCAATCATATTGTGTACTCTCGATAAACAAGAGTTTAAAAACTCTGTGTACTCTCGATAAACAAGAGTTTAAAAGAGAGAAGTTGGCCTAGAAAGCTTCTTCACCCTATGCGTCTCACCCAAATGAGTTGACTGAGTAGTGAAGGAGATGGTCAAAATAACTGTGAAAACTCGGTTCCCATATACCTAGAATCTTCATTCGTCCCATTTCCCTAGGGTTCATCCTAATATATACCTGAGATTTAGTCTAATTGATGTTCTTGGTATGGCTATAGATAAGACTAACAAGAGCAGGATCTTATCTCCTCAAAGAGACTATCTTTGGAGGAAATAACATGGGTGAATACGATGCTTATGAGGAACTTTCATGTGAAAGAAGGATACTGTTTAATAGGTTGCAAAAGAGGTTTGTTCACTTATACAGAACCCTATCAAGTAAGATGGTCGAAGAGCTACACAATTTAGGTGTTTCAACTATATACGTAGGCTACCCCTACAACATCGGTCAGGATAAGGGTAACAAGTTTACCGTAAACGTTTGGTCATACCGTAAGTTAATTCGAGCAATAGAACTCAAGGCTCAAGAGTACGGTATGAAAGTCTATGAAGTAATTGAGTACAACACATCTAGGCTATGCGCTCACCACGACGTAGAAGTTAAGAGGCAACCAAGAGGCGTAGTCCACTGTCCTTTCGGACATAAACTACACAGCGATCTGAACGGTGCACTAAACATTCGGAAGAAAGCTGTAAACAAAATAGTAACTGCAGTGAAAAACCGCTTTCCTTCATTGTAGACCATAACGGAGTAGCTCCCGTAAAGGGGTGTAACCCTTGAGACCTCAGGAGAACCCTCGCCCTTCAGGGCGGGGAGGAGGTCAGTAGATTAAGAGGTGTGATATAACCCCGTCAGAAGCCGTATCGATACCCAAGGTATACCTGTCCAACGTCGTGGACCACGACGGGAGGTCGTAAGGGGATTCCGAGACCTCGAATAGCACTTAGGGTCGAGGGGATCGGCTACGAGGAAATTGGCACCCCGCAAGCGGAGTGAAGGTGTTACAACTTTGAACACCTAAAAGGCAGCTCACCTCCCACTTCAGTCCTCCCTGGCTACCCCGATCTAGGTAGTCTCGTTGGAAAGCTGGTACCAGGGCCCCATCCATGGTTAGTCTGTGGGTTCCAAACTTAACGCGGACCTCTCAAACTCGAACGGAGTTCCACTGGCGGAGTGGAACGTCCTTTCGAATGGAAAGAATTGTTCACCTCTCTGGAACCTTCTCTAGTACCTCTTCCCCTATCCTCGGCTCGCCGGTGATCACCAAGTCGTCTCCCCTATCGTAGTACTTATCTATGAGTTCGGCCAGCTTGTAAGTTGACGCGGTTGCCATGTCCACGACCTCACCCCCGGACAACCTGTCGTCCTCGTACACCACCAGTATGGTGTTTCTGTAGTACATTATCCTGTACCCGGCCACCACCTTCCCGTCCTCCACTTTCTTGTATATCATGACGGTGAGTTGTGGTTCGGTGAGCCCATGTCTCGTCCACTCGACGTGCTTTATCAAAGTGAGCCCACCACCGATCCTATGTCCTTCAGTTGGGAGAGAGGCCTGCCGGTTCCTCCCCTCTCCGCCGCCAACGCCTCAGCCACTATGCTCAGCGCGATCTCCCTCTCGTTCGACGCACCTAGGTCCAGCCCAGCGGGCAACCTCAGTCTCGCCAGTTGCTCCCTCGTGAGCCCGGCCTGGAGCAGTCTCCTCAGAATGACCTGAGCCCTCCTTACGCTCATCACCACCGCCACTTCCTTCGCCCCACCGAAGACCGACTTCATTACTGCCCACGTGTCGTAGACGTGTCTAGTGGCCACGACAGAGTAGGCTCCCCTCACGACTTCGTCCTCCACTTCGAAGGTAGTTCCCCTTATCACTACGTCGGCGTGGTAAGTTCCCTCCTGGGCGAACGGGTCCACCACCGTCACGTGGAAGCCGACCTCCTTGGCGAACCTAGCGACGAACGGGGCTACGCTTATGGAGGATCCCTTGCACTTCGAAGCGTCCACCGTGACCCTATTGGCGTCACACACTACCGGCTCCTCCATCTCCGCCTCCGCGCTGGAGGAGAAAACGACCATCCTCATAGGCCACACTAGCGAACTCGGATAAAAAGTGTTGAACATTTAACCTCTGACGTTACAACTCGGCCCATGAAGATAAAGGAAGTAGAACCCATAGTCCTCTCGGGGAAGGAGGGAGGCTCCGCCACTTGGGCGTCTGTGGCCATCCTGGTGAGGGTGGTGACAGCTAACGGCGAGGTGGGCTACGGGGAGGCCGTCCCCACGGCCAGGCCCCTGCAAGTGGTTTCCGCAGTCAAGCAAGTGGCCAGGTCCTACGTGGGTAGAGAGGTGGAGGAGGTGGAGAGGAACAGTTGGGAGTGGCACAGACAGGACTTCTACCTAGCTAGGTCGTTCGAGTCCACGACGGCTGCCAGCGCGGTAGACATAGCAAGTTGGGACGTCCTAGGTAAGGAGCTCGGAGCTCCAGTACACAAGCTCTTGGGTGGTCCGTTCAGGAGGAAGGTGAGGAACTACGCCAACGGTTGGTATCCTGACTGCGTGACACCCGAGGACTTCGCCTCTAAGGCCAAGGAGGTGGTGAGGATGGGGTACACGGCCCTCAAGTTCGACCCCTTCGGGGAGTACTACGATTACCTCGACGAGAGGGGCCTCAGGCAGGCCGTGGAGAGGGTGAGGGCGGTGAGGGAGGCAGTGGGGGACGACGTGGAGATACTGGTGGAACACCACGGTAGGTTCAACCCAAACTCCGCCGTGATGGCGGCCAGGGCACTCGAGCCCTTCAATCCGCTCTTCATGGAGGAGCCCGTCCACCCAGAGAACGTGGAGGGGATGAGGAAGTACAGGGCGAGCACGACCGTGAGGGTTGCCCTGGGGGAGAGGATACTGAGCCTGACGGAGGCCTTGGACTACCTCTCCCAGGGACTAGTGGACTTCCTCCAGATCGACTTGACCAACGTGGGTGGCGTGACGCAGGCGGTGAAGGTGAGCCACCTCGCCGAGGCTTTCGGGGTGGAGATGGCCTACCACAACGCCTTCGGTCCGGTGCAGAACGCGGTCACCTTGCAGCTCGACGCTGTAGTCCCTAACTTCTTGGTACAGGAGAGCTTCTACGACTGGTTCCCGCAGTGGAAGAGGGACTTGATTTACGACTCTACCCCAGTGAGGGAGGGACACAGCACCGTGCCGGACTCCCCAGGAATAGGGGTGAAGGTTAACGAGAAGCTGGTGGAGGATCTAAGAGTCGAGCCCAGGGAGGTGGAGTTCACAGAGGAGCCCAAGTGGGTGGTGAAGGGTACTTGGAGGGGCTGGTGAGACCAGCCCACGGTGAGCTCACTGGATCATCTTCCTGAGCTCCTTCTTGTCCACCTTGTGGGTAGACGTCTTGGGCATGGAGTCCACGAAAACGAACCTGTCCGGCATCCACCACTTCTGTATCCTCCCCTGCTCGACTAACCTAGCCAGGTGGTCGCGTATGACTCGTTCGTTCACCTCACCTGACTTCACGACGAAGGCCACAGGCCTCTGCCCCCACTTCTGGTCTGGCACCCCCACCACCGCCACTTCGCCCACACCTGGACACTCGCTTATGGCGCTCTCCAGCAGCAACGTGGGAATGAACTCTCCTCCGCTCTTTATC
Protein-coding regions in this window:
- a CDS encoding transposase yields the protein MGEYDAYEELSCERRILFNRLQKRFVHLYRTLSSKMVEELHNLGVSTIYVGYPYNIGQDKGNKFTVNVWSYRKLIRAIELKAQEYGMKVYEVIEYNTSRLCAHHDVEVKRQPRGVVHCPFGHKLHSDLNGALNIRKKAVNKIVTAVKNRFPSL
- a CDS encoding XdhC family protein; translated protein: MRMVVFSSSAEAEMEEPVVCDANRVTVDASKCKGSSISVAPFVARFAKEVGFHVTVVDPFAQEGTYHADVVIRGTTFEVEDEVVRGAYSVVATRHVYDTWAVMKSVFGGAKEVAVVMSVRRAQVILRRLLQAGLTREQLARLRLPAGLDLGASNEREIALSIVAEALAAERGGTGRPLSQLKDIGSVVGSL
- a CDS encoding mandelate racemase/muconate lactonizing enzyme family protein; translation: MKIKEVEPIVLSGKEGGSATWASVAILVRVVTANGEVGYGEAVPTARPLQVVSAVKQVARSYVGREVEEVERNSWEWHRQDFYLARSFESTTAASAVDIASWDVLGKELGAPVHKLLGGPFRRKVRNYANGWYPDCVTPEDFASKAKEVVRMGYTALKFDPFGEYYDYLDERGLRQAVERVRAVREAVGDDVEILVEHHGRFNPNSAVMAARALEPFNPLFMEEPVHPENVEGMRKYRASTTVRVALGERILSLTEALDYLSQGLVDFLQIDLTNVGGVTQAVKVSHLAEAFGVEMAYHNAFGPVQNAVTLQLDAVVPNFLVQESFYDWFPQWKRDLIYDSTPVREGHSTVPDSPGIGVKVNEKLVEDLRVEPREVEFTEEPKWVVKGTWRGW